The following are encoded in a window of Persicobacter psychrovividus genomic DNA:
- a CDS encoding PfaD family polyunsaturated fatty acid/polyketide biosynthesis protein, with the protein MITITKTAMRSALPTTNNKWFGSNDRLSFSEADIRRTLQECTEAVYIVRNTEGEVGLACGMGTDNPADLQTLELLGMLPAVDARQLGDANFRKTYGLSYNYMGGAMANGISSEDLVIAFGKAGMLCSFGAGGLVPARIEQAIDKIQAALPEGPYAFNLIHSPNEEALEREACELFLRKGVKVIEASAFMDLTAHVVRFRAAGLSRNVDGSVKVGNRIIAKISRLEVAEKFMRPAPVAILEKLVAAGHISAEQASLAQQLPVADDITVEADSGGHTDNRSLVCLLPSILNLRNQLQQELQYPVAVRVGAGGGISTPESTLGAFSMGADYVVTGSINQACLESGSSDYVRKVLANAGMADIMMAPASDMFELGVKLQVLKKGTLFGMRAQKLYDFYQQYNGIDEIPAKDRAVLEKTVFKDTLENIWQSCVSFFEARDPEQIIRAKGNPKRKMALIFRWYLGLSSSWANSGAQGREMDYQIWCGPAMGAFNDWVKGSELEQWQNRKADRVALALLNGATYLQRIQLLKIFGVEVCSDLRQASVR; encoded by the coding sequence ATGATAACAATAACAAAAACGGCCATGCGTTCTGCATTGCCAACGACAAACAATAAATGGTTCGGAAGTAACGACAGGCTGTCGTTTTCGGAGGCGGATATACGACGCACTTTGCAGGAATGCACCGAGGCGGTGTACATCGTTCGGAATACGGAAGGTGAAGTAGGCCTTGCCTGTGGTATGGGCACGGATAACCCTGCGGACTTGCAGACCTTGGAACTTTTGGGCATGCTTCCGGCAGTGGATGCCCGACAACTGGGCGATGCAAACTTCCGGAAAACTTATGGCTTGTCCTATAACTATATGGGCGGTGCCATGGCCAATGGTATCTCTTCGGAGGATTTGGTGATTGCTTTTGGCAAGGCGGGCATGCTGTGTTCTTTTGGTGCAGGCGGTTTGGTTCCTGCGCGCATCGAGCAGGCGATTGACAAGATTCAGGCGGCACTTCCTGAAGGCCCATATGCTTTTAACCTGATCCACAGCCCGAACGAGGAGGCTTTGGAACGGGAGGCTTGCGAGTTGTTTTTGCGCAAGGGCGTCAAGGTGATTGAGGCTTCGGCTTTTATGGATTTAACAGCGCATGTGGTGCGTTTCCGGGCGGCGGGCTTATCAAGAAATGTAGATGGTTCGGTGAAGGTGGGCAACAGGATTATTGCCAAAATTTCCCGACTTGAAGTGGCGGAGAAATTCATGCGTCCGGCACCGGTGGCAATTTTGGAAAAGCTGGTGGCTGCAGGTCATATTTCAGCCGAGCAGGCAAGTTTAGCACAGCAATTGCCGGTGGCGGATGATATTACCGTTGAGGCGGATTCTGGTGGGCATACGGACAACCGTTCGCTGGTTTGCCTTTTGCCCTCTATTTTGAATTTGAGAAATCAGTTGCAGCAGGAGTTGCAATATCCTGTGGCTGTACGTGTTGGTGCAGGTGGAGGGATTTCTACGCCAGAATCTACGCTGGGTGCTTTCTCGATGGGTGCCGATTATGTGGTAACCGGTTCCATTAACCAGGCTTGTCTGGAGTCGGGCTCTTCGGATTATGTTCGAAAAGTGTTGGCCAATGCTGGTATGGCGGACATCATGATGGCGCCGGCTTCGGATATGTTCGAGCTGGGCGTAAAATTACAGGTGCTGAAAAAAGGAACACTGTTCGGTATGCGTGCGCAGAAGCTTTATGACTTCTATCAGCAATATAATGGCATTGATGAGATTCCTGCCAAGGATCGTGCGGTGCTGGAAAAAACGGTTTTCAAAGATACCCTTGAAAATATCTGGCAGTCATGTGTGTCCTTTTTTGAAGCACGGGACCCCGAGCAAATTATCCGTGCGAAGGGCAATCCTAAGCGTAAGATGGCTTTGATCTTCCGTTGGTATCTCGGCTTATCGTCGAGTTGGGCAAACAGCGGTGCACAGGGTCGTGAGATGGATTACCAGATATGGTGCGGACCAGCAATGGGCGCCTTCAACGACTGGGTGAAAGGCTCGGAGCTGGAGCAATGGCAGAACAGAAAAGCGGACCGTGTAGCGCTTGCTTTGCTGAATGGCGCGACTTATTTGCAGCGTATTCAGTTGCTGAAGATATTTGGCGTGGAGGTTTGCAGCGATTTGCGTCAGGCAAGTGTGCGGTAG
- a CDS encoding SDR family NAD(P)-dependent oxidoreductase, whose amino-acid sequence MSGNYPGVPRAAVRLKWIPQADQLIIKGKVGALTVLTNEGTALTATLCEHLLSHGHQVVVLTPPESLVRKALVSLPAGVKEILLPEISDEAIKNAVLSMNAPVANVVALHPHFRFPLGQLGRHFETEKALVKMVFLLAKHLKASLNKLAEEQRTSFMTITRLDGALGTANPGNVSVVGGGLYGLTKSLNLEWSKVFCRSVDFDLTLHPSAVADLIIAEMHDADQCMSDIAYNASGQRAVLVAEEMPPLKDTSLTSTIDQQAVFLVTGGARGVTADCVKAMATTFKCKFILVGRSALSTTEPSWANGIADSPGLKRKAMEFLKAQGEKPLPRTINKLVGGVEAQREILENMAFMRSQGAEAYYVSADVTDVESLKAAVQPVVAKTGTITGLVHGAGRLADKLIEDKTEADFDAVYDVKIQGLQAVTQLVDIHSIKHVVFFSSVAGFYGNVGQTDYAIANEVLNRTAHVFKKNHPEWHVTSINWGAWDAGMVSGELKKMFEAHGVSLVPSQEGPIAMVDQLSTAFADQPQVILGGTLPLAKAPTDGDLAKNVISRVLTEEANPFLDHHKIQGNAVLPIINASVWMAQSAADFYAGYQVHRVEDAKLFKGIVFDGKQPLEYLLTLEEISKDEQQITVKVTISSDSGGKLPLNHYQSTVHLLADQPQAPILPLPQVQAVEVQDASGIYADGTLFHGTDFQGVKQIISVTKEQCLLLCEHQGVAPERQGQFPVKALNPFLTDIMYQGLLVWVRKYHDCASLPLRTEWVETYSALPFGRPFYVLLKVLKSDDFSMEADIEAFDAETGELYMKSHRAGVTISKELAWN is encoded by the coding sequence GTGTCAGGCAATTATCCAGGCGTACCACGCGCTGCCGTTCGGTTGAAATGGATTCCTCAGGCAGATCAGCTCATCATTAAAGGTAAAGTAGGTGCATTAACGGTACTGACCAACGAGGGCACAGCCCTTACGGCAACCTTATGTGAACACCTGTTGAGCCATGGGCATCAGGTGGTGGTATTGACTCCTCCTGAATCACTGGTAAGGAAAGCATTGGTAAGCCTTCCGGCTGGCGTAAAGGAAATTTTACTGCCAGAAATCAGCGATGAAGCCATAAAAAATGCGGTACTTTCCATGAATGCTCCCGTGGCAAATGTGGTGGCTTTGCACCCTCATTTCCGATTCCCATTGGGGCAGCTTGGTCGCCATTTCGAAACCGAAAAAGCATTGGTGAAAATGGTTTTCTTGCTTGCCAAACATTTGAAAGCAAGCCTGAACAAGCTGGCGGAAGAGCAGCGCACCAGCTTCATGACCATCACCCGACTCGATGGCGCACTCGGAACCGCCAACCCGGGGAATGTCTCGGTAGTGGGCGGTGGCCTGTATGGGCTGACCAAATCCCTGAACCTCGAATGGTCGAAGGTGTTTTGCCGCAGTGTGGACTTCGATTTAACACTTCACCCTTCCGCAGTGGCCGATTTGATCATTGCCGAGATGCATGATGCCGATCAGTGCATGAGCGATATCGCCTACAATGCATCGGGGCAACGGGCAGTATTGGTGGCGGAAGAAATGCCTCCGCTTAAAGATACATCACTGACCTCTACCATTGATCAGCAGGCGGTCTTTTTGGTTACTGGTGGGGCAAGAGGCGTAACAGCAGATTGTGTAAAAGCGATGGCAACGACCTTCAAGTGTAAGTTTATCCTCGTCGGGCGTTCCGCCCTGAGCACCACGGAGCCGTCATGGGCAAATGGCATTGCTGACAGTCCCGGACTGAAAAGAAAAGCCATGGAATTCCTGAAGGCACAAGGGGAGAAACCTTTGCCGAGAACCATCAATAAATTGGTTGGTGGTGTGGAGGCACAGCGGGAGATTTTGGAAAATATGGCCTTCATGCGATCGCAGGGAGCAGAAGCCTATTATGTTTCGGCCGATGTAACAGATGTGGAATCGCTGAAAGCTGCCGTACAGCCGGTCGTTGCTAAAACAGGCACCATTACCGGCTTGGTTCATGGCGCTGGCCGACTCGCAGATAAACTGATAGAAGACAAAACGGAAGCAGATTTTGACGCCGTTTACGATGTGAAAATTCAGGGATTGCAGGCGGTAACGCAACTGGTGGACATCCACAGTATCAAGCATGTGGTTTTCTTCTCCTCAGTAGCCGGATTTTATGGAAATGTTGGGCAAACCGACTATGCCATTGCCAATGAGGTGTTGAACAGAACAGCACATGTATTCAAGAAAAATCATCCTGAATGGCACGTAACGTCTATTAACTGGGGTGCCTGGGATGCCGGAATGGTCTCTGGGGAACTCAAGAAAATGTTTGAAGCCCACGGCGTGAGTCTGGTGCCTTCACAGGAGGGCCCCATAGCGATGGTCGATCAGCTGAGCACTGCTTTTGCAGATCAGCCACAGGTGATTTTGGGAGGAACTCTTCCTTTGGCCAAAGCACCAACGGATGGTGATTTAGCCAAGAACGTGATCAGCAGGGTACTGACGGAAGAAGCCAATCCATTTTTGGATCATCATAAAATTCAGGGCAATGCCGTTCTGCCAATCATCAATGCTTCGGTATGGATGGCCCAATCGGCGGCAGATTTTTATGCCGGATATCAGGTGCACCGCGTGGAAGATGCCAAGCTGTTCAAAGGGATCGTCTTTGATGGCAAGCAGCCTCTTGAATACTTGCTGACCCTCGAGGAAATCAGCAAGGACGAGCAGCAGATCACCGTGAAAGTAACCATTTCTTCGGATAGCGGCGGAAAGCTGCCACTGAACCATTATCAGTCCACCGTACACCTGCTTGCAGATCAGCCGCAGGCACCGATCTTGCCTTTACCACAAGTTCAGGCGGTAGAAGTGCAGGATGCTTCGGGAATTTATGCCGATGGCACACTGTTTCACGGAACGGATTTTCAGGGCGTAAAGCAGATTATCTCTGTCACCAAGGAACAATGCCTGTTGCTTTGTGAGCATCAGGGCGTAGCGCCAGAGCGTCAGGGGCAATTCCCTGTTAAGGCACTGAACCCATTCCTGACGGATATTATGTATCAGGGGCTTTTGGTTTGGGTACGGAAGTATCACGACTGTGCCTCCTTGCCCTTGCGTACCGAGTGGGTGGAAACCTACAGCGCGTTGCCATTTGGCAGGCCGTTCTATGTTTTGCTGAAGGTATTGAAATCTGATGATTTCAGTATGGAAGCCGACATTGAAGCTTTCGATGCGGAAACGGGTGAACTGTATATGAAGAGCCATCGTGCCGGTGTAACCATCAGCAAGGAACTGGCCTGGAATTAA
- a CDS encoding beta-ketoacyl synthase N-terminal-like domain-containing protein produces the protein MSNHKEKIAIIGMGGLFPGSDNLDQFWTNLMDNKDLVSKSGKEQFGAEPAKYYHDEKGKLDKCYSLRGGYVKDFQFDAEGFQLKADVLLQQDKQFQWSLFVAREALKHAGYWGKPMADCGVIMGNLSFPTQRSRQLLSEVYADMAQELITELTGHQVKVPPYQTNYSASLENTLLSNAPAALIAQAVGLKGTHYALDAACASSLYAVKLACDELLSGKSNMMLAGAVSGSDPLFIHMGFSYFHAYPRMHETSAPLQSASGGLTSAEGAGMVVLKRLSDAEAQGDQILAVIDAVGLSNDGKGKFLLSPNPRGQKLAFERAYAQTDVTPQQIDYLECHATGTPLGDKTEMNSISDFFGSNPPQIGSVKSNMGHLLTAAGMTGLMKVVLAMREKFIPATIKVDAPLQVDGCKVGGEQMVLENQAWNAKNGTPRAGINAFGFGGTNGHIILSAYEEEQEQQSTSSAEKTAEKYSPSPLAITGMDLHFGEVTNLEEFYFTLFEGKQHFRSLPPRRWKGLEQLPSVSRLFGLPEAEKIQGNWLESFDLNLRRFKIQPKEAQRLTFQQTLMLKVADQALKDAQMEGLEGKGANVAVLMAMESELEIHHRMGRWDLSWQVTQALEQAGLSMEDAKESSLTGILRNAIFPAFDDHSPSEHTGFIGNIISSRISALWDFTGPSFTISSNENAVYKALEVGQNLLATGEVDAVVLGAIDLAGSLEGVATRHHLHPMNDGTASCSWSKDTSGWLVGEGAGAIVLKRKSDITNERVYAYMDGLAIVQSQKTDLRGAVDSETIKSAAQQAMKQAKVTAKEVGLIEVAANGVAHDDAAEMEALSALFPKMPPLAEGMPAYPTTAIGTAKAHIGHTFSASGIASIIKTALSLYHRFVPAIPQWSAPKTETQLSDSAFYFPTVSTPWFPEVYAQRLVAGVQGISSDGTAAHLILSEGSHPTSSKGSAYLKKGGARLFPFSAPTVEALQAEIFAQEASSADFTDLSDRLCEAFSTSKSVAVAVIVAANPKELKRELALFGKNLLSCAKAGKTLQTPSGSYFTPNPLGEEGKIAWMYPGAGSAYIGLGTALFQAFPDLYDVIRSRVNHMQSAIFAPEIYPRNLHALNEEEQRQQLRRLRSMALPMMSAGCTYSAMLTHIYQEKLGVPGDAVLGYSMGETSSMMYAQNVWSAKYIDQKFLTSNLFSEKVGGRLTLLAEHWGVTPKEARGRWTSYLLNVRGGMSGYNTLADWCTAELLPLHEEVFLSFINTDEEIIISGDRTALLQALEKFGLQGMEIRNNNIVHHDFCRRETEAFIEMHMLPIASKPPLAFYSGVTGKPLPLEQQALAENAMEVCCQKVNWPMLTRSLHADGHRLFVEVGANATLSRWTDINLKDKPHVCIPSDRKGVSALKNLCATTAMMMAHGVAVNLTDFYTPEAEKPQEKILNISLKTGGEPYREFALTATHRALFQTGITKTAVASTKNGHKSHSEMLQQPAAPLQQTAQAATTENTATSFGGAAQKLNITDNNHMNTTTFSVEAQLGENGLKLQDYNDPMYLNGKKVIWDEKDLETFATGKIADVFGEEFSVIDSYKRRVMLPMHPYLLVSRVTDLNAKTHEYKPSTVTTEYDIPYGSKFTTDQQIPWAVAVESGQCDLLLISYLGIDFENKGEYVYRLLDCTLTFMDDLPYEGQTLRYDISINNYVRNGKNLLFFFSYKCYVEDRLVLKMDGGCAGFFSDAELAEGQGVVFSPSELADRAGRKKQFFTPLLACDKTTFNKEELRNMVAGDFVSCFNENYISNGKNKSLRLPPEEILMLDRITKVERTGGTSGLGYIEAVKDLKADDWYFPCHFRDDEVLAGSLQAEGGGQLLRFFMMYLGMQRLTKDARFQPVLGVPQKVRCRKEVPAKDGQLIYKMDVKEIGLTPEPYVIADLEIHYDGYIAVFFENLGLKLQEKDNPNYLKSTKNLVNGIEVKPTEQPVLFNESQITQFALGKVSDCFGPEYDVYEGRCLSRQPNTDLQFISRVLSVDGERHTFNNSPVITSEYDVPADAWYYQQNASPEMPYSVLMEVALQPCGFLGAYLGSTLAFPDKDLFFRNLDGDGEMVKWVDLRGKTVTNKSCLYSHTNLAGTVLQRYRFELFVDGELFYKGTSSFGFFTKDDLASQAGLDQGKIVKPWKDEAKAGGMSIDLSSPFAQKKLFSPIFSASPQLHLSGQQLKLIDRATVIKDGGKHGQGYVLASKEVKAHEWFFTCHFYQDSVMPGSLGVEAMYQAIQLYAVQQGLGKNLQNATIQHVGGAHKTVWKYRGQILQTDHEMNLEVHIKEVRTEGNQVVIVADASLWKGELRIYEVENLGVELRGA, from the coding sequence ATGAGTAATCATAAAGAAAAAATCGCCATCATCGGGATGGGAGGGCTTTTTCCCGGTTCTGATAACCTGGACCAGTTCTGGACCAACCTGATGGACAATAAAGACCTGGTGAGCAAGTCTGGAAAGGAACAGTTTGGTGCTGAGCCTGCAAAATACTACCACGACGAAAAAGGAAAACTTGACAAATGTTACTCCCTCCGCGGAGGCTATGTAAAAGATTTTCAGTTTGATGCGGAAGGATTTCAGCTTAAAGCAGACGTTTTGCTTCAGCAGGACAAACAATTTCAATGGTCATTATTTGTTGCCCGTGAGGCGCTGAAACATGCCGGATACTGGGGTAAGCCCATGGCCGACTGTGGCGTAATCATGGGTAATTTGTCGTTCCCCACCCAGCGTTCCCGCCAATTGCTTTCAGAGGTTTATGCTGATATGGCGCAGGAGCTGATCACCGAACTGACCGGCCACCAAGTGAAGGTCCCACCTTACCAGACCAATTATTCAGCAAGCCTCGAAAACACCCTGCTTTCCAATGCCCCCGCAGCTTTAATAGCGCAGGCTGTTGGACTGAAAGGCACACACTACGCCCTGGATGCCGCCTGTGCGTCTTCATTGTATGCCGTAAAGCTGGCGTGTGATGAACTGCTGAGCGGGAAATCCAATATGATGCTGGCCGGAGCGGTCAGCGGATCCGATCCCCTGTTTATTCACATGGGCTTTTCGTATTTTCATGCCTATCCACGCATGCACGAAACCTCGGCACCACTGCAAAGTGCTTCCGGTGGACTCACTTCTGCGGAAGGAGCGGGTATGGTGGTACTGAAGCGCCTGTCGGATGCAGAAGCACAGGGCGACCAGATTCTGGCAGTCATTGATGCCGTAGGGTTATCCAACGACGGCAAAGGTAAATTTTTGCTCAGCCCAAATCCCAGAGGACAAAAATTAGCATTTGAAAGGGCCTACGCTCAAACGGACGTTACCCCTCAGCAAATCGACTATTTGGAGTGCCATGCCACCGGAACACCACTCGGCGACAAAACAGAGATGAACTCCATCAGTGATTTTTTTGGAAGCAATCCTCCACAAATTGGTTCGGTGAAATCAAATATGGGGCATTTGCTGACCGCCGCCGGCATGACGGGCCTGATGAAGGTAGTACTGGCGATGCGCGAAAAATTTATTCCCGCCACCATCAAAGTCGATGCACCTTTGCAGGTGGATGGCTGTAAGGTAGGCGGCGAACAGATGGTGCTGGAGAATCAGGCGTGGAATGCCAAAAATGGTACCCCCCGTGCAGGGATTAATGCCTTCGGTTTCGGGGGAACGAATGGCCATATTATTTTATCGGCTTACGAAGAAGAACAGGAGCAACAAAGTACTTCTTCAGCAGAAAAGACAGCCGAGAAATACAGCCCTTCACCTTTGGCGATCACGGGGATGGACTTGCATTTTGGGGAAGTAACCAATTTGGAAGAGTTCTATTTCACGCTTTTTGAAGGAAAACAACATTTTCGCTCATTGCCTCCACGCCGATGGAAAGGCCTGGAGCAGTTGCCTTCGGTAAGTCGTTTGTTCGGCCTGCCCGAAGCAGAGAAAATTCAGGGCAACTGGCTGGAGTCCTTCGACCTGAATTTGCGCCGATTTAAAATTCAACCTAAAGAAGCCCAGCGCCTGACCTTTCAGCAAACTTTAATGCTCAAGGTGGCCGATCAGGCACTCAAAGATGCTCAAATGGAGGGTCTTGAGGGTAAAGGTGCCAATGTTGCCGTACTGATGGCCATGGAGTCTGAGCTCGAAATACATCACCGAATGGGGCGATGGGATTTGAGCTGGCAGGTTACACAGGCACTCGAACAGGCAGGCTTGTCGATGGAAGATGCCAAGGAATCTTCCCTGACAGGCATTCTCAGAAATGCGATATTCCCAGCCTTTGATGACCACTCGCCAAGCGAGCATACCGGCTTTATCGGCAACATCATTTCCAGTAGAATTTCTGCTTTATGGGATTTTACAGGTCCATCATTTACCATTTCATCCAATGAAAATGCGGTTTACAAAGCACTCGAAGTAGGACAAAACCTGCTGGCCACAGGCGAAGTGGACGCCGTAGTATTGGGGGCCATTGACTTGGCCGGAAGTTTAGAAGGTGTGGCGACGAGACACCACCTTCATCCGATGAATGACGGTACCGCATCATGCTCATGGAGCAAAGATACCAGCGGCTGGCTCGTTGGGGAGGGTGCCGGCGCCATTGTGCTCAAGCGCAAATCCGACATCACCAATGAGCGCGTTTATGCATATATGGACGGTCTGGCCATTGTGCAGTCGCAAAAAACCGACTTGCGTGGTGCCGTGGATAGCGAGACGATCAAATCCGCTGCCCAGCAAGCGATGAAGCAGGCAAAGGTAACGGCCAAAGAGGTCGGGCTGATTGAGGTGGCCGCAAATGGCGTTGCACATGATGATGCCGCAGAGATGGAAGCTCTGAGTGCTTTATTCCCTAAAATGCCGCCGCTTGCAGAAGGGATGCCGGCTTATCCTACCACAGCAATAGGAACAGCCAAAGCGCATATTGGCCATACTTTTTCGGCCTCGGGCATTGCCTCTATCATTAAAACGGCCCTGTCGTTGTATCATCGTTTTGTGCCGGCAATTCCACAATGGTCTGCCCCAAAAACAGAAACACAACTGTCGGACTCCGCTTTTTATTTCCCAACGGTTTCCACGCCATGGTTTCCCGAAGTTTATGCCCAGCGTCTGGTGGCAGGTGTTCAGGGCATCAGTTCAGATGGTACCGCCGCTCACCTGATTTTGTCAGAAGGCAGCCACCCAACTTCAAGCAAAGGATCAGCCTACCTGAAGAAAGGGGGCGCAAGGCTGTTTCCTTTTTCTGCACCTACGGTAGAAGCATTACAGGCGGAAATTTTTGCGCAGGAGGCTTCTTCGGCGGATTTCACGGACTTGTCGGATCGGTTGTGTGAAGCGTTTTCCACTTCTAAATCCGTTGCTGTGGCAGTAATTGTCGCCGCAAACCCAAAGGAACTTAAAAGAGAGCTGGCACTTTTCGGTAAAAATCTGCTTAGCTGTGCCAAAGCCGGAAAAACATTGCAAACACCTTCGGGCAGTTATTTTACACCTAACCCATTGGGTGAAGAGGGTAAAATTGCCTGGATGTACCCTGGTGCGGGCTCGGCTTATATCGGTCTGGGAACAGCCTTGTTTCAGGCTTTTCCAGATTTATATGACGTGATCCGATCAAGGGTAAACCATATGCAGTCGGCGATTTTTGCTCCCGAGATTTATCCCCGAAACCTGCATGCCCTCAATGAGGAAGAGCAACGTCAGCAACTTCGCAGATTGCGCAGCATGGCGCTGCCGATGATGTCGGCAGGTTGTACCTATTCTGCAATGCTGACCCATATTTATCAGGAAAAACTGGGCGTGCCAGGTGATGCCGTGCTGGGTTACAGCATGGGCGAAACCAGCTCGATGATGTATGCGCAGAATGTATGGAGCGCCAAATATATCGATCAGAAGTTTTTGACCTCCAACCTGTTTTCGGAAAAAGTAGGTGGGCGACTGACCCTCCTTGCCGAACACTGGGGTGTTACGCCCAAAGAGGCCAGAGGCCGATGGACGAGCTATTTGCTGAATGTGCGTGGTGGTATGTCGGGTTACAACACCCTGGCCGACTGGTGTACAGCCGAGCTGTTGCCGCTGCATGAAGAAGTCTTTTTGTCTTTTATCAACACCGACGAGGAGATCATTATTTCTGGTGACCGTACCGCTTTGCTTCAGGCATTGGAAAAATTCGGTCTGCAGGGCATGGAAATCCGCAACAACAATATTGTACATCATGATTTCTGCCGACGGGAAACGGAGGCTTTCATTGAGATGCACATGTTGCCTATCGCATCGAAGCCACCACTCGCTTTTTATTCGGGCGTAACGGGCAAACCTTTACCGCTGGAACAACAGGCTTTGGCAGAAAATGCCATGGAGGTTTGTTGCCAAAAAGTGAACTGGCCAATGCTTACCCGCAGCTTGCATGCCGATGGGCACCGCCTGTTTGTGGAGGTGGGCGCCAATGCGACCCTCAGCCGCTGGACGGACATCAACCTGAAGGATAAGCCGCATGTTTGCATTCCTTCTGACCGCAAAGGGGTGAGTGCACTGAAAAACCTGTGTGCTACCACTGCCATGATGATGGCGCATGGTGTAGCGGTAAACCTTACTGATTTTTACACACCGGAGGCAGAAAAGCCACAGGAGAAAATTTTAAATATCAGCCTGAAAACGGGGGGAGAGCCCTACCGGGAGTTTGCCTTGACGGCAACACATCGGGCGTTGTTTCAGACCGGCATTACCAAAACAGCCGTTGCCAGCACAAAAAATGGCCATAAAAGTCATTCGGAAATGCTTCAGCAGCCGGCAGCGCCATTACAGCAGACCGCTCAGGCAGCCACTACTGAAAATACCGCTACTTCTTTCGGAGGGGCGGCTCAAAAATTAAACATCACGGACAACAATCATATGAATACGACCACTTTTTCTGTTGAAGCCCAATTGGGTGAAAATGGCTTGAAACTTCAGGATTATAATGATCCTATGTACCTGAATGGCAAAAAAGTCATTTGGGATGAAAAAGACCTTGAAACTTTTGCCACAGGTAAAATTGCCGATGTTTTTGGCGAGGAGTTTTCGGTGATCGACAGTTATAAGCGTCGGGTAATGTTACCGATGCACCCTTATTTGCTGGTGAGCAGGGTAACCGACCTTAATGCCAAAACGCATGAGTACAAGCCTTCGACCGTAACGACGGAATATGATATTCCTTACGGTTCAAAGTTCACGACCGATCAGCAGATTCCTTGGGCAGTGGCCGTAGAGTCGGGGCAGTGTGATTTGTTGCTGATCTCTTATCTGGGGATTGATTTTGAAAACAAAGGGGAGTATGTGTATCGCCTGTTGGATTGTACGCTGACTTTCATGGATGATCTTCCTTATGAAGGGCAAACGCTCCGTTATGATATCAGCATCAATAATTATGTCAGAAATGGTAAAAACCTGTTGTTCTTCTTCAGCTACAAATGCTATGTTGAAGACCGCCTGGTATTGAAAATGGACGGCGGTTGTGCTGGGTTCTTCTCTGATGCTGAACTGGCAGAAGGGCAGGGGGTTGTTTTCTCTCCTTCGGAATTGGCTGACCGTGCAGGACGTAAAAAGCAGTTCTTTACCCCACTTTTGGCATGTGATAAAACGACTTTCAATAAGGAAGAACTGCGCAATATGGTTGCCGGTGATTTTGTGTCCTGTTTTAATGAGAACTACATCAGCAATGGTAAAAATAAATCTTTGCGTCTGCCTCCTGAAGAGATTCTGATGCTCGATCGCATCACGAAAGTGGAGCGTACCGGAGGTACTTCAGGTCTTGGCTATATTGAGGCGGTAAAAGACCTGAAAGCTGATGACTGGTATTTCCCTTGCCACTTCCGTGATGATGAAGTTTTGGCGGGCTCGTTGCAGGCAGAAGGTGGCGGACAGCTGTTGCGCTTCTTCATGATGTATCTTGGGATGCAACGCCTGACAAAGGATGCGCGCTTTCAGCCGGTTTTGGGTGTTCCGCAGAAGGTGCGTTGCCGAAAAGAGGTGCCTGCCAAGGATGGCCAGTTGATTTATAAAATGGATGTGAAGGAAATCGGCTTGACGCCGGAGCCTTATGTAATTGCCGATCTGGAGATTCATTATGATGGCTACATTGCCGTATTTTTTGAGAATCTCGGCCTGAAATTGCAGGAGAAGGACAATCCGAATTACCTGAAATCAACCAAAAATTTGGTCAATGGTATTGAAGTGAAGCCGACCGAGCAACCAGTCTTGTTCAATGAGTCGCAGATCACGCAGTTCGCTTTGGGCAAGGTGAGTGATTGCTTTGGTCCGGAGTATGATGTCTATGAAGGACGTTGCCTTTCTCGTCAGCCGAACACGGATTTGCAGTTTATCAGCAGGGTATTGTCGGTGGATGGCGAGCGCCATACCTTCAATAACAGTCCGGTGATTACTTCCGAATATGATGTGCCGGCAGATGCCTGGTATTATCAGCAAAATGCCTCGCCGGAGATGCCGTATTCGGTATTGATGGAGGTGGCTTTACAGCCTTGTGGTTTCTTGGGGGCGTACCTCGGTTCTACTTTGGCCTTCCCTGATAAGGATTTGTTCTTCCGTAACCTTGATGGTGACGGAGAAATGGTGAAGTGGGTGGATCTTCGTGGCAAGACAGTAACCAATAAGTCCTGTTTGTACAGTCACACCAACTTGGCGGGCACCGTGCTTCAGCGTTACCGCTTTGAGTTATTCGTTGATGGGGAGTTGTTTTATAAAGGAACATCCTCTTTTGGGTTTTTCACCAAAGACGACCTTGCCTCGCAGGCAGGTCTGGATCAGGGAAAGATTGTTAAACCGTGGAAAGATGAGGCGAAAGCCGGAGGCATGAGCATTGATTTGTCGAGCCCTTTTGCACAGAAAAAATTATTCAGCCCAATATTTTCTGCATCGCCACAGCTGCATTTGTCGGGTCAGCAACTGAAACTGATTGACCGCGCAACGGTGATCAAGGACGGCGGAAAACATGGGCAGGGCTATGTGCTTGCCTCCAAAGAAGTGAAAGCACACGAGTGGTTCTTTACCTGCCACTTTTATCAGGACAGCGTAATGCCGGGCTCGCTTGGTGTAGAAGCGATGTATCAGGCGATTCAGTTATATGCTGTGCAACAGGGATTGGGTAAAAACCTGCAAAATGCGACCATTCAGCATGTAGGTGGTGCCCATAAAACGGTTTGGAAATACCGTGGGCAAATTTTGCAGACGGATCATGAGATGAACCTTGAGGTACATATCAAAGAGGTGCGCACTGAGGGTAACCAAGTGGTGATTGTAGCCGATGCATCCTTGTGGAAAGGTGAATTGCGGATTTACGAGGTGGAAAATCTTGGTGTTGAGTTGCGCGGTGCGTGA